The window TGCAGGACAACCGCACGAACTGGCCCGACCAGCTCACCACCGGCGGGTACTACAAGAGCACCGTATCCGGGTGCATCGCTGCCTTCGGGTGGGACATGTTCCTGCTGGCCTGCGCGGACCGGGCGAAGATCGAGCCGGTGCTGGAGCACTTCGCCCAGTGGACGCTCTTCCACATGCGCGCGTGGGCCGAGACGAGCGCCGAGGCCATCATCCAGCATGATGACTTCGTGTGGACCGAGGGCGCGTTCATGAACCCGGACATCTACCGCAAGGTCATCATCCCGAACTTCGCGGAGATGTGGAAGCCGCTGCACGCCGCGGGCAAGCAGGTGCTGTTCATCTCGGACGGCAACTACATGGAGTTCGCCGAGGACATCGCGGCGGCGGGGGCGGACGGGTTCTTCTTCGAGCCCATGCACAAGTTCGAGTTCATGGTCGAGCGCTTCGGCTCGTCCCACTGCCTGATCGGCAGCGACGTGGACTGCGTGGACATGGCCTTCCGGCCGTGGGAGACCGTCCGGGCCAGCATGGACCGCACCTTCAAGCTGGCGGAGCGGTGCCGGGGCCTGATCTGGGCGGTAGGCAACCACCTGCCGGCGAACATCCCCGACGCGATGATGCAGCGGTACATCGAGTGCTTCCTCGAACACAGAAAGCGGTGATGCTGCGGAGCAGACCTGACGCTTCGCCGGCGCCCCGCGGTCCGCACAGCGGAATCGGCACGGGCCTGGCAGGTGATTGCGTACGGGTGGCGAACGACAATAAGGACTATCTGCGTCTGCTGTGCTCTTTTCTTGGCCATTGTCACTGATCTGCACGATCCGCGGGCGGGGCCCGCTTGGATACCGATCCCTGTGAAGCCATGAGGAGGCGTAGCCATGCGACGCAAGTGCGGATTCACTCTCATCGAGCTGCTGGTGGTCATCGCGATCATCGCCATCCTGGCAGCGATTCTCTTCCCCGTCTTCGCCAAGGCCCGTGAGAAGGCCCGACAGACCACCTGCACCAGCAATCTCCGGCAGATGGCGACTGCGGTGCTGATGTACGCTCAGGACTATGACGAGCGGCTGCCCGGCCCGGTGGCCTGGAACCCAGGCCAGCCGTTGCCCTGGGATCTGGTCATCCTCCCCTACACCAAGAACTGGCAGCTCGTCATGTGCCCCAGCAACCCGCGCTCCAGCATGAACGCGTGGGGGCCGTACTACACGTTCACCCATCCCGCCTTCCCCACATACTCCTACA is drawn from bacterium and contains these coding sequences:
- a CDS encoding prepilin-type N-terminal cleavage/methylation domain-containing protein, with amino-acid sequence MRRKCGFTLIELLVVIAIIAILAAILFPVFAKAREKARQTTCTSNLRQMATAVLMYAQDYDERLPGPVAWNPGQPLPWDLVILPYTKNWQLVMCPSNPRSSMNAWGPYYTFTHPAFPTYSYNANLVGASLGQVSVPAETCMLGDSQHPGLSLQDVRTAWPKICADFGGHGGCPAKGPIGDALPYAAHNDGNLRAYCDGHAKWCAFLSMVGGQLRYAL